In Crinalium epipsammum PCC 9333, the genomic window CCACTTTGTGGCTTCTGAGGAACCCTCAGTTTCTCCCGCTTGACAAGTATTTATACTTAAGTTTGTTGCACGCTCTTCCTCAGTTTGACGTAGCATAAAATACTACAGTTTGACGTGCGGAATGTGGGTTATATTACGAGTAAAGAGCGAGAATCAAATTTTAAATATGGCTTTTGAGCAAATCGAAGCATTTTTAAAGAAAATGCAGTCTGAACCTGAACTTAAAAACGAGGTACTCGCAGCATCAACCGCAGATGATATTGCACGAATAGCACTCAAGCTTGGTTTTGAATTTTCAGGTGATGAATTATTAAGAATGTCAGGTAAGAAAGTTGGCAGCATTACTGTTAGAAAAACTGATCTTCCTGGAGAGTACAATTAGGGGTCACGCTCCTAATTTGTAAAAAATCGTACGAAAAAAGGAATCTAATTCCCAATCAAAGCACCATGATTATTGGTATTACCCTATCAACATCAGGGAAATAGTATGCTGTGGTTGTAGTTTTAGTTCTTGAAAACGGTCGTTTACGAGAATTAACTCACCCTTCTAATAGTGAACAAAGCTGAGTTTGTCTACAAAGTAAACTGGAAATGAAAGCGCTGCTACCCAGAGTGCTTTTTAATACTTTATTGACTTAGAAAGCGAATTGACCGAATTAACTGAGTGTTTCGTTCAATTGTAGAATTAGTTAAAACTTCATTACCCTGCCGAGTTTTACTAGCAGGTACACCCTGAAGGCTACTACCATCACAAATAGTTTGGGAACCTCGTATTTGAGATACATCTTGAATCTGTTCTACTGCTGAAGGAGGTAATGGTGAACCTTGTGCTGTAGCTTTCTGGTCTGAGTATCCAAAGAAGCTCGATTTAAAATGTTCTGAGTAGCTCCACCTGGCAAGCCAGCATAAGCAGTTGGTGTTAAAGCTGCAACACTGGTTAAAGTAATAAGGCTGAAGGTAACTTTGAGTCGGGTGGCGTTGTAAATAGACATACAAGTAATTCCTTTTAAAGTTTACTTAGGGCTTTAATCTTTCAATAACTCAGTAGGTTAGCTGGAATATTTTTATGCAGGAAAGAGATAAAAAATAGTTAAAGCTGTGAAAATTTTTATGATTTTTAGAGATAAATGCCTCAATTTATACATATACACCGCGATCGCAGTGTGTGGTAGATGACATTAAGATTATTCTAAATGCTAATAATATCGTTGCGAAAAGGTGGAATATTAAGATTTTTAGGCTGATGTAGTGACGACCTCATCAGATGATAAACTTTAGCTTGCTCATCAACTCTGTTATTACACTGTTGACTTCCCTAATATGAAAACACCAGAACAATGCAATAATATAGATGAGATCAGATTCCAAATAGATACCTTAGACAAACAAGTTATTAACTTACTTGGTCAGCGTTTTGGTTATGTCAAAGCAGCATCCAAGTTCAAAACTAGCGAAACAAGTGTCCGTGCTCCAGAGCGCTTTGAGGCTATGTTGGAGCAAAGAAAAGCATGGGCAGAAGATGCTGGGCTAAGTCCAGAGGCTATCGAAAAAATGTATCGAGATTTGGTTAATTATTTTATTGAGGAAGAAATAAAAAATTGGCAAAACCAAGATGATTGTTAAAAATTACCAATAACTATTTAAGGTTAAATGTTAATTTCTTCTAACATTTATTTTTATTAATATTTGTAGCATTAGATTATGATTTATGAAGTTATTTACGGCTTGCTATTATCACACTGAATTTGTTGCCAAAAAGATTAGCAATGAATAGTCAAAAAGTTCCTTTTTTTATTGCTCAAATTCCCAGCATTCTTGTTGGTGTTCGTGTAGCGATCGCACCTCTACTGGTGCTGGATGCGCTGGATCATGATACTACAACTTGGTTCGTTGGTGGTTATATTATTGCAATTTTATCTGATATCTTTGATGGCATTATTGCCCGTCGATTAGGAGTCAGTACAGTTCAATTTCGGCAAGCCGATAGTTGGGCAGATATCTTTCTGTTTATTTGCCTTGCCATTAGTACGTGGTTAGTATATCCTCATGTGTTGATTGATTTTAAAAATCCCTTACTTTTGGCTCTAGCTGCTCAATTAATTTTATTTACTATTAGTTTAATTAAATTTAAAAAACTTCCTAGTTTTCATACTTACACTGCCAAACTTTGGGGACTGATGCTGTTGATTGCTACTGTAAGCTTATTTGGGTTTGACTATGATAAACCCCTGTGGCTGGCAATTGTTCTTTGTTGGATAAACAGCACCGAAGAGATAGCAATGACATTGCTTTTGCCAGAATGGAAATGCGATGTCTTGAGTATCTTCCACGCTTTAAATCTGCGCCGCGATTTTCTCCAGTGATAATTATTTTAAAATAAAACAGTGTTTTGGTTATATTGTTTCGATTATTATTGTCATGATAAATTCCCTAGAAAGATAACGAGGGCGCGATCGCGCTTATGGGAAACTATTTTTATGATTTTATGATGTTCGTTAGCCCTTGCTGTAAATGAAATCGACTCAACCTTATCAACCCCTCTTGCTTCGCATTCTGCATGGGTTCACTGGTCTGTTTCTAGTGGCTGCAATACTAACAGCTTTTTGGACTTACGATACCTACGATGGGCGTTGGGGAAGAATTCCATTACCTACCTATCGAGATATAGAAGGGGTACATGGCACTTTTGGTTTATATACCTTGCTGATATTTCCCTTTTTTGTACTCTACGCATTTCATCGGGGACAGAGGCGGCTGATTCAGCCCGACTCCTTAGCTAAATTATCTTCATTTGGTAAACCCATTTGGTGGTATACGTTAAACCGTTTTACTAATACGTTTGCCCTGATTGCATTAACATTTGCGGTGTTTAGCGGCAAAATGATGGATGAAACATGGCTACCCAAGGGAGAATTAAATCACGCCTGGTATTATGCTCACTTAATTGCATGGGTGATTATGGCGATAGCAATTGCTCTTCACCTGAATCTTGAATGTCAAAGTTGGTGGAGTTCCATTACTGCTATCTATGCTCAACTGGCGCTCTCCGAGACAAAGATAGCCCTACTCTGTGGTCTGCCCATCTCGCTCCTATGGTGGTCAAGTCTACTACAAGGTTCAAGGGAGAACTGGTTCCAATCCCCTCAGATTTTAGTATGGTTAGAAAGTGCTATCCTGTTCACCGTTATTGCTGCCTGGATTATTCCGCTATTTAAATAAATTAAGGGTAATGATTATAGGTGTTAAGAAATATTTCGCGCTCCAGTATCATAAACCAATCCAAAAGTTACTATGTCTTCTTCTAGTTCTACCTTTTTTAGTTAAACGACAAACATAAATCAAGGATTACTTTGTTTAATCCAGTTTTAGCAGATGCGCCGTTTTTTAAATGTTTTTCTGGGAGAGCAAAAGACAATAGCATGACTTGTAGAGAATCAGATATTAACTCCTCATATTACTGGCAAGCTAAAGGTTGTGAACTTTGCGCGATTGAGCAGTATAGTGAAGCCATCTCGGCATTCGATCTGGCATTGAGCTTTGAGTCAAATGATTGCCGTACTTGGAATTATCGCGGCAATGCTTTAAGTGCTTTACATCGGCAAGCCGAAGCGTTGAGTTGTTACGACAAAGCCACTGCGCTTTCTCCTTCCTATCATCAAGCTTGGTTTAATCGAGGATTGCTGCTTTTTGAAATGTCTGCTTATGGATCTGCGATCGC contains:
- a CDS encoding Nif11-like leader peptide family natural product precursor translates to MAFEQIEAFLKKMQSEPELKNEVLAASTADDIARIALKLGFEFSGDELLRMSGKKVGSITVRKTDLPGEYN
- a CDS encoding isochorismate lyase, with protein sequence MKTPEQCNNIDEIRFQIDTLDKQVINLLGQRFGYVKAASKFKTSETSVRAPERFEAMLEQRKAWAEDAGLSPEAIEKMYRDLVNYFIEEEIKNWQNQDDC
- a CDS encoding CDP-alcohol phosphatidyltransferase family protein produces the protein MNSQKVPFFIAQIPSILVGVRVAIAPLLVLDALDHDTTTWFVGGYIIAILSDIFDGIIARRLGVSTVQFRQADSWADIFLFICLAISTWLVYPHVLIDFKNPLLLALAAQLILFTISLIKFKKLPSFHTYTAKLWGLMLLIATVSLFGFDYDKPLWLAIVLCWINSTEEIAMTLLLPEWKCDVLSIFHALNLRRDFLQ
- a CDS encoding tetratricopeptide repeat protein, whose amino-acid sequence is MTCRESDINSSYYWQAKGCELCAIEQYSEAISAFDLALSFESNDCRTWNYRGNALSALHRQAEALSCYDKATALSPSYHQAWFNRGLLLFEMSAYGSAIASYDRAIKLYPDSRYLHARAGIGIKQKLVLFA